In the Flavobacterium sp. 90 genome, TAATTATAATTGGAACTTTATCCGGATTTTCGGCTTTATTGTTTGCGAGAAGTACTCATTTCTGGAGTTCTCTTTTTTTGAAAAATATAAAATATCCTCCGTTACGTCCTTTCATTGGTGGAATAATTCTTGCCACTGCAATTGCAGGTTTCGGACTTACTAAATTCTCTGGATTAGGCGTTCCGGTAATTGTAGATTCCTTTTCGAATGCCAATCCTTGGTATGATTTTTTGCTTAAAATTCTATTCACAGGTTTTACTTTAGGCGCTGGTTTTAAAGGTGGCGAAGTAACTCCGTTATTTTTTGTTGGCGCCACTTTAGGAAGCGCTTTATCCTTGATAATTCCGTTGCCAATTGCATTTTTAGCAGGATTAGGATTCGTAGCTGTATTTTCGGGCGCGACCCATACTCCTATCGCCTGCACGATTATGGGCATGGAACTTTTTGGAATTCAACCCGGAATTTTTATTGCAATTGCCTGTGTAATCGCTTACTTTTCATCAGGTTCTGTGGGAATTTATAAATCGCAAATTGTCAAAGGTGCAAAGTTCAAATTGTATCAAAGATTAAATTCGAATTTTTAAATTCCAATATTTTTAAAAATTCCAAAGAATAAATTCCAAATCCCAAATTCCAAATTCCAAATTCCCAACGGATTAAAATCCGTTACTACAAGATAAATCGTTCCTCCGGAACTTTTATTTGATTAAGGTAAAATCACATAAAAAAATCCGTTTAAATCTGCGTTTTCGCTTTAGCGAATCCGTTTCATCTGCGTATAAATTTAAATCCCAAAAAGAAAATTCCAAATTCCAAACCGACAATTGTCATTTACATTTCACAAGCGACATTTCACATTTCACAAATCACAAATTCAGCGTCAACATAAAAGTGTGTTAATCTGTAAAATGATTTCAACATTACATTAAAAAAATGTAAATTCGCACACTATGAAAATACAAGATATTCAAGCGATACAATTATTACTCGCAACCCCAAAGAAAATCGCCATAATTCCGCACAGAGGTCCCGATGGAGACGCTATGGGCTCGACCTTAGCATTATATCATTTTTTATTAAAAAATAATCATCAGCCAACTGTAATTGCGCCAAACGATTTTCCTGATTTTCTGGCTTGGATTCCAGGCTCTGAAACTGTAAAAATATTCGAAAAAGATACTGAAAACTGCACCAAAATATTAGAAGAAGCTGAGCTGATTTTTACACTCGACTTTAATGCTTTTCATCGCACAGGCGAAATGGAACATACTTTAGCCAAGCTAACGGCTCCATTTATCATGATTGATCATCATCAAAAACCGGATGATTATGCTGCATATATGTACTCTGATACTTCATTTGGCTCTACTTGTGAGATGATTTATAACTTTATTTCGTTTTTAGGCAAAAAAGAAGATCTGGACAAAACAATTGCAACATGTATTTATACTGGAATTCTAACTGATTCAGGTTCGTTTCGTTTTCCGGGAACAACAGGAAATACACACCGAATCATTGCCGAATTAATTGATTTAGGAGTTGAAAATACCCAAATTCCGGTTTTATTATTTGACAATAGTTCTTACAGCCGTTTGCAATTATTAGGTCGTGCTTTGCAAAACATGAAGGTTTTTGAAGCGCACAAAACCTCTTATACTTCGCTTACTCAGGACGAGTTGGATTCTTTTAATTATGTGAAAGGTGATACTGAAGGAATTGTAAATTATGGATTAAGTATAAAAGGTATTCTTTTTACTGCTATTTTTATCGAAAATAAAGACGAGAAAATCATCAAAATCTCTTTCCGTTCGCAAGGAGGATTTGATGTGAACCAGTTTGCGAGAGATCATTTTAACGGAGGTGGACATAGTAATGCTGCCGGCGGAAGATCTGATGTTTCGATGGAAGAAACTTTGACAAAATTTGAAAATTTAGTAACCAAACTAAACATATAACCCCATGAACTACCTAAAAACAAGCATTTACACCCTACTTTTTGCTGTTTTACTGGTTAGCTGTAAACAGCATGAAGATGCGAGAAGACCTATTTCAAGGACTTCAGGAACTTTCATGAAAAAATCAGTTGATCGTAACAAAAAAATAATTGCTAATGAAGAAGAGGTTATAAAAAAAATAATCAAAAGCAATCCTAAAACTAAATATTTTGCTACCAGAAAAGGATATTGGTTTTCTTATGATGAAAAAAATGATACCGATCTTGCAACACCCAGAAAAGGAGATATCGCTTATTTTAATTTAGAAGTAAAAGATATAAAAGGCAATATTATTTATTCAGAAGCTGATCTTGGACCTCAAACTTATTATGTAGACAAACAAGATATCATGATGGGATTGCGTGATGGTATTAAACTGATGCATAAAAATGAAATTGTGACTTTCTTGTTTCCTTCACATATTGCTTACGGATATCATGGAGACAACAAAAAAATTGGTACTAACCAATCGTTGATTTGCACGGTTACACTTCGAAATTTTGTACCGGATCCTGCCGCTGCAACCACAGGAACTCCTGCGGGACAAAATGCTGCCGGACAAACTCCGCCACCTGCAACACCAAAACCATTAGCCGTAAAACCGACAACTAAAGTTAAAAAAGATACAATAAACCCATAAAAAAACATTTTAAAAATGAAAAAAAGTATTTTATTACTATTACTAGCCGTTACCTCATTTTATTCTTGTAAAGACGAACACAGCAATTTACCTGATGGTTTATATGCTGACATTGAAACTAATAAAGGACATATTATCGTAGAATTAGATTATAAAAAAGCACCAATTACGGTGGCTAACTTTGTAACTCTTGCAGAAGGTAAAAGCGAATTCGTAACTAAAGATTATCTTAAAAATAAACCATTTTATGATGGATTAAAATTTCACCGAGTTATTGAAGATTTCATGATTCAAACCGGAGATCCTGAAGGAACTGGTTCTGGTGATGCCGGTTATAGATTTAAAGACGAAATCACGGATCTTAAATTTGATAAAGCGGGTGTTTTGGCTATGGCAAATAATGGTCCCGGAACAAACAGCAGCCAATTTTTTATCACACACGTTGAAACTCCTTGGTTAGACGGAAAACATACGATTTTTGGTCACGTTGTAGAAAAAGGTCAGGAAGTTGTAAATCAAATCAAACAAGATGATAAAATTGTTACTGTAACTATCATCAGAAATGGTGAAGCTGCAAAGAAGTTTGATGCTGTAAAAGTATTTCACGATTATTTTTCTGAAATCGCAAAAGAAAAAAGCAAATACGACGGAGTTCAAAAAGAAAAAGTAGCTTACTTGGCTTCTGTAAGACCAAAAGCAACAAAAACAAGCACTGGCTTAGAGTATGTAATTACTGAAAAAGGAAATGGTAAAAAACCTGCTGCAGGAACTCAAATCTACATTAACTATTCTGGTTTCTTAGAAGACGGAACTTTGTTTGATTCAAGTGTAGAAGAAGTTAATAAAGCTTATGGAAAGTTTGATCAGGCAAGAGCAGAACAACACGGATACCAACCAATTCCGTTTCAGGCAGGTCGTAAAGACGGTATGATTCCTGGATTTATTGAAGGAATTGAGCAACTTTCTTTTGGAGATAAAGCAGTTCTTTTTATTCCTTCTCATTTAGCATATGGAGCAACCGGAGCAGGAGGAGTTATTCCGCCAAATGCTAATATTATTTTCGAAATACAATTATTAGAGAAACCGTAATAATATTCCTATCTTTAAAACGTTATTACAGACTTAAATTCGAAACACTATGAAATTTAAATTTCTATTTTTATTTTGCTTGGCAATAGCTAATATTCAAGCTCAGGCACCAAAAAAACTGGTTGCAAAACCAAAACCTGCAACAGCAAAAACCGCTCCTGCATCAAATCCTGCTGAAGGAATTTTTGCTACTATTTCAACTACAAAAGGTGATATTGTTTTATCATTAGAATATGTAAAAGCGCCTGTAACGGTTGCAAATTTCATTACTTTGGCAGAAGGTAAAAACCCTTATGTAAAAGTCGAAAGCAAAAAAGGAAAGCCTTTTTATGACGGATTAAAATTTCACAGAGTAATTAACGACTTTATGATTCAGGGTGGAGATCCTCAGGGAAATGGTTCCGGAGATCCTGGATATGCATTTAAAGATGAGTTTGTTTCTGAATTAACTTTTGATAAAGGTGGTGTTTTGGCAATGGCCAATTCTGGACCTGCAACAAACGGAAGTCAATTTTTTATCACTCATAAAGATACACAATGGCTTAACGGAAAGCATACTATTTTTGGTCATGTAGTTTCAGGAATGGCTGTTGTAAATAAAATTGTTCAGGATGATGTGATCACAAAAGTTGTTATTACACGCAAAGGTGCTGCTGCCAAAAAATTTGACGCTGTAAAAGTTTTTAGCGATTATGAAAAAAACAAAGAAGCTGATAAAAAAATAGAAGCGCAAAAACTTGAAGCGCAAAAAGAACTAACTAAAAAAGTAGCTGCAGAAAAAGTAGTTTCATTTACAGCAACAAAAGCCGCAGCGACTACAACTGCATCTGGTTTAAAATATGTAATTACACAAAAAGGAAGTGGTGAAAAAGGTGCTCCTGGATCTACAATCTATTTTCATTATGCAGGCTACTTTGAAGACGGAAATCTTTTTGACAGCAGTTTGCCAAGTGTAGCAAAAGCTTACGGGCAATATAATCCTGCCAGAGATGCTCAAGGCGGATACAAAGCGTTTCCTTTTGAAGTTGGTAAAAAAGACGGAATGATTCCTGGTTTTATCGAAGCATTAGATATGATGACTGATGGTGAAAAAGCAACATTCATTCTTCCTGCAAATTTAGCATATGGAGAAAAAGGTGCCGGAGGAGTAATTCCACCAAACGCGACTTTGATTTTCGAAATTGAAGTATATAAAAATCAACCTGTTGTAAAATAAAAACAAGTTTATTTTATCTCATATAAATCAAACCCATCAAAATATAAATTTTGATGGGTTTCTTATTTTTATTCCTTTCGTAATTATATCAAATTCATAATTTTAGAATAAAAAATTGTCTTCAAACAATAGTGATAATAATGTTTATGACCATTTTCTACTAATTCTTAAACAAAATAGCTTACCTTTGCCGGCTTTATTTTTTTAATCAAACAAGTATAAGATGTCACAAAACAACGTATTAAAGGGAGTATTTTTAGTTGCAATAGGAGCAACAACTTACGGAATGTTAGCTACTTTCGTAAAAATGGCCTATTCTGAAGGATATACAACTGCCGAAGTAACAACATCTCAATTTATACTTGGAATTATTGGTATTTTATTAATCAATGCTTTTCAAAAAGTAAAACATAAAGACAAAGTTGTAAAAGCGAGCAAAAAAAATATATTTAGCTTAATGCTTGCAGGAACTTCATTAGGAATGACTAGTTTGTTCTATTATCTGGCGGTAAAATACATTCCGGTATCTATTGGTATTGTTCTTTTAATGCAAACGGTTTGGATGGGTGTTTTGCTTGAAATGATTTTAGAAAAAAAATTACCTTCAAAACAAAAAGTCATTGCCGTAATTATTGTACTTATTGGTACTGTTTTGGCGACCAATATTATCCATAACGATATACAATTAGACTGGAGAGGTATCGCTTGGGGAGTTTTGGCGGCTGCATCTTTTACTACAACCATGTTTACTGCAAATAGTGTTGCTACTGAAATTTCATCGGCTCAACGAAGCTTATACATGCTTTTGGGCGGATCAATTATTGTGTTTTCATTTGCATTTGCAACTCAGGTTACCCCTTTTAACTTTGAGATTTTCATGAAATGGGGAATTATATTGGCTTTATTCGGAACTATTATTCCTCCTATGTTAATGACTGCAGGTTTCCCATTAACCGGAATTGGATTAGGAAGTATTGTTTCGGCACTAGAACTTCCGGTTTCTGTTATGATGGCTTACTTCTTATTAAATGAGCAAGTTATCTTCTCTCAATGGGTTGGGATTGTATTAATTATTTTAGCGATAATTATTATGAATGTAAATTTCAAGTCTAAAAAATAGCCTAATTTGCAAGACACGAAAAAAAAGCGTCTTGTAATGTTATAATTGTTAATTTTTTTATAAATTCGTGAAAAACAATAAGATATCATGAATTTACCTTGGCATTTATATTTAATGGCTTTTCTCTATATAGTTGCCGGACTTAATCATTTTAGAAAACCGGGAATGTATATCAAAATCATTCCTCCTGCATTTAAAAACCCTAAATTAATAAATACCATAAGCGGAGCTGCCGAAATAATTCTTGGCATTCTTCTGCTGTTTCATCCTACACAAAATTTAGCAGCTTGGGGCATCATCGCGCTCTTAATTGCTGTATTTCCTGCTAACTTATTCATGTTTCAAAATAAAAAAGCGAGTTTCGGCTTGCCAAAATGGATTTTATTTGTACGTTTGTTCTTACAGATTATTTTCGTGTATTGGGCTTACCAATACACCTTTTAATATTAACCATTAAATTATTTTATTATGAAAAAATTATTTGCAGAATTTTTCGGAACCTATTGGCTTGTTTTTGGTGGTTGCGGGAGCGCTCTTTTTGCTGCCGGCATTCCTAATCTGGGAATTGGCTTTGCTGGTGTTGCTTTAGCCTTCGGATTAACCGTATTAACGATGGCTTATGCAGTTGGACATATCTCAGGCGGACATTTTAATCCTGCTGTATCTTTCGGTTTATGGGCTGGAGGAAGATTTCCGGCAAAAGATCTATTGCCTTACATTATTTCGCAATGTGTTGGTGCATTAGCTGCAGCGGGAACTTTGTTTATAATCTGGTCAGGTAAAGCGGGAAATGTGATTGACAATACTAAAGCCGGAGCTTTTGCTTCAAATGGTTTTGGTGCTTTTTCTCCTGATGGATATTCTTTACAATCTGCATTTATAGCTGAGTTTGTTCTGACATTATTCTTCTTATTGGTAATTCTTGGCGCTACAGATAAATTTGCAAACGGAAGATTTGCAGGAATCGCAATTGGTTTAGCCTTGACTTTAATTCACTTAATCAGTATTCCAATTACTAATACTTCAGTAAATCCTGCGAGATCATTGTCACAAGCAATTTTTACAGGCGGAGAACCTTTATCTCAGGTTTGGTTATTTTGGCTTGCACCAATTTTAGGAGCAATAGTCGCCGGATTTA is a window encoding:
- a CDS encoding DoxX family protein, which translates into the protein MNLPWHLYLMAFLYIVAGLNHFRKPGMYIKIIPPAFKNPKLINTISGAAEIILGILLLFHPTQNLAAWGIIALLIAVFPANLFMFQNKKASFGLPKWILFVRLFLQIIFVYWAYQYTF
- a CDS encoding DMT family transporter codes for the protein MSQNNVLKGVFLVAIGATTYGMLATFVKMAYSEGYTTAEVTTSQFILGIIGILLINAFQKVKHKDKVVKASKKNIFSLMLAGTSLGMTSLFYYLAVKYIPVSIGIVLLMQTVWMGVLLEMILEKKLPSKQKVIAVIIVLIGTVLATNIIHNDIQLDWRGIAWGVLAAASFTTTMFTANSVATEISSAQRSLYMLLGGSIIVFSFAFATQVTPFNFEIFMKWGIILALFGTIIPPMLMTAGFPLTGIGLGSIVSALELPVSVMMAYFLLNEQVIFSQWVGIVLIILAIIIMNVNFKSKK
- a CDS encoding peptidylprolyl isomerase, which produces MKFKFLFLFCLAIANIQAQAPKKLVAKPKPATAKTAPASNPAEGIFATISTTKGDIVLSLEYVKAPVTVANFITLAEGKNPYVKVESKKGKPFYDGLKFHRVINDFMIQGGDPQGNGSGDPGYAFKDEFVSELTFDKGGVLAMANSGPATNGSQFFITHKDTQWLNGKHTIFGHVVSGMAVVNKIVQDDVITKVVITRKGAAAKKFDAVKVFSDYEKNKEADKKIEAQKLEAQKELTKKVAAEKVVSFTATKAAATTTASGLKYVITQKGSGEKGAPGSTIYFHYAGYFEDGNLFDSSLPSVAKAYGQYNPARDAQGGYKAFPFEVGKKDGMIPGFIEALDMMTDGEKATFILPANLAYGEKGAGGVIPPNATLIFEIEVYKNQPVVK
- the aqpZ gene encoding aquaporin Z: MKKLFAEFFGTYWLVFGGCGSALFAAGIPNLGIGFAGVALAFGLTVLTMAYAVGHISGGHFNPAVSFGLWAGGRFPAKDLLPYIISQCVGALAAAGTLFIIWSGKAGNVIDNTKAGAFASNGFGAFSPDGYSLQSAFIAEFVLTLFFLLVILGATDKFANGRFAGIAIGLALTLIHLISIPITNTSVNPARSLSQAIFTGGEPLSQVWLFWLAPILGAIVAGFIYKTLLQNHADA
- a CDS encoding bifunctional oligoribonuclease/PAP phosphatase NrnA — encoded protein: MKIQDIQAIQLLLATPKKIAIIPHRGPDGDAMGSTLALYHFLLKNNHQPTVIAPNDFPDFLAWIPGSETVKIFEKDTENCTKILEEAELIFTLDFNAFHRTGEMEHTLAKLTAPFIMIDHHQKPDDYAAYMYSDTSFGSTCEMIYNFISFLGKKEDLDKTIATCIYTGILTDSGSFRFPGTTGNTHRIIAELIDLGVENTQIPVLLFDNSSYSRLQLLGRALQNMKVFEAHKTSYTSLTQDELDSFNYVKGDTEGIVNYGLSIKGILFTAIFIENKDEKIIKISFRSQGGFDVNQFARDHFNGGGHSNAAGGRSDVSMEETLTKFENLVTKLNI
- the gldI gene encoding gliding motility-associated peptidyl-prolyl isomerase GldI, with translation MNYLKTSIYTLLFAVLLVSCKQHEDARRPISRTSGTFMKKSVDRNKKIIANEEEVIKKIIKSNPKTKYFATRKGYWFSYDEKNDTDLATPRKGDIAYFNLEVKDIKGNIIYSEADLGPQTYYVDKQDIMMGLRDGIKLMHKNEIVTFLFPSHIAYGYHGDNKKIGTNQSLICTVTLRNFVPDPAAATTGTPAGQNAAGQTPPPATPKPLAVKPTTKVKKDTINP
- a CDS encoding peptidylprolyl isomerase; the protein is MKKSILLLLLAVTSFYSCKDEHSNLPDGLYADIETNKGHIIVELDYKKAPITVANFVTLAEGKSEFVTKDYLKNKPFYDGLKFHRVIEDFMIQTGDPEGTGSGDAGYRFKDEITDLKFDKAGVLAMANNGPGTNSSQFFITHVETPWLDGKHTIFGHVVEKGQEVVNQIKQDDKIVTVTIIRNGEAAKKFDAVKVFHDYFSEIAKEKSKYDGVQKEKVAYLASVRPKATKTSTGLEYVITEKGNGKKPAAGTQIYINYSGFLEDGTLFDSSVEEVNKAYGKFDQARAEQHGYQPIPFQAGRKDGMIPGFIEGIEQLSFGDKAVLFIPSHLAYGATGAGGVIPPNANIIFEIQLLEKP